One region of Pirellulales bacterium genomic DNA includes:
- a CDS encoding efflux RND transporter periplasmic adaptor subunit, giving the protein MPTAREPQQHSIPEAPATVDLARTTLAEESVAVEQSALPSASGQRWWLSLLILALLVGVGYPLVKQLLLAPRVERKTAPVRVVPVVTAPVERADMNVYLNGLGTVTGYKTVTIRSRVEGELIKVAFSEGQMVKQGDLLAEIDPRPFQVQLDQAKARLGEAQAALQKAEHSQAREMAQAQLVLDESQLLLAQKEEQRLSKLVPNRTVTADQWDAAIANRQKCEAQVQSTKANLKQAEADYGVNILSAQANLSAANTAVRNAEIELSYCRITSPIAGRIGLRYVDLGNMIRPTDEKGLAVITQLQPIAVIFTVPQDEIAPIQTKMLAGEKLRVDAFDRNFRAELARGELEAIDNQVDVTTGTIRLKAVFANDKNGLFPNQFVNARLLVDTLRQVVTVPSAAVQRGPESAYAYVVQADSTVVLRSIVAGPTEGDTTSIESGLSPGEIVVIDGVDKLHQGAKVAARGENSPAAASEPVRQTQHPSDREKKGT; this is encoded by the coding sequence ATGCCGACCGCGCGAGAGCCGCAACAACATTCGATCCCCGAGGCGCCCGCCACGGTCGATCTGGCAAGAACCACGCTTGCCGAGGAATCCGTGGCCGTCGAGCAATCGGCGCTGCCGTCCGCATCGGGCCAACGCTGGTGGTTGTCGCTGCTGATTCTCGCGCTGCTCGTCGGCGTGGGTTATCCGCTCGTCAAGCAGTTGTTGCTCGCACCGCGCGTCGAGCGCAAGACCGCGCCGGTTCGCGTCGTTCCCGTCGTGACAGCGCCAGTCGAGCGGGCGGACATGAACGTCTACCTCAACGGTTTGGGAACCGTCACTGGCTACAAGACGGTGACGATCCGTAGCCGCGTGGAAGGAGAGCTAATCAAGGTTGCCTTCTCCGAAGGACAAATGGTCAAACAAGGCGATCTCTTGGCGGAGATCGACCCGCGACCGTTTCAAGTGCAACTCGATCAAGCGAAGGCCCGCCTCGGCGAGGCCCAAGCGGCGCTGCAAAAAGCAGAGCATTCGCAGGCGCGCGAAATGGCCCAAGCTCAGCTTGTGCTCGATGAATCGCAATTGTTGTTGGCCCAAAAAGAAGAGCAGCGGTTGAGTAAACTGGTCCCCAACCGCACCGTGACCGCCGACCAATGGGATGCGGCCATCGCGAACCGCCAAAAGTGCGAAGCGCAAGTGCAGTCGACGAAAGCCAACCTCAAGCAGGCCGAGGCGGATTATGGCGTCAATATTCTTTCCGCCCAAGCCAACCTGTCGGCGGCCAACACGGCCGTTCGAAACGCCGAGATCGAGCTGAGCTACTGCCGCATCACCTCGCCGATCGCCGGTCGCATCGGTCTGCGATACGTCGACTTGGGAAATATGATTCGCCCAACCGACGAGAAAGGTCTAGCAGTGATCACGCAGCTCCAGCCGATCGCCGTTATCTTCACCGTGCCGCAAGACGAGATTGCGCCGATTCAAACGAAAATGCTGGCCGGCGAAAAATTGCGAGTCGACGCCTTCGACCGTAATTTCCGCGCGGAGCTGGCTCGCGGAGAACTAGAGGCGATCGATAACCAAGTGGATGTCACGACGGGGACCATCCGATTGAAGGCCGTGTTTGCGAACGACAAGAATGGGTTGTTTCCCAACCAGTTTGTCAACGCCAGACTGCTCGTCGATACGCTGCGCCAAGTCGTTACGGTGCCGTCGGCGGCCGTGCAGCGCGGGCCCGAGTCGGCCTATGCCTATGTCGTACAGGCCGATTCAACCGTCGTTTTGCGATCGATCGTCGCAGGGCCGACGGAGGGAGACACGACGTCGATTGAAAGCGGCCTATCACCAGGGGAAATCGTCGTGATCGACGGCGTCGATAAGCTGCATCAAGGGGCAAAGGTCGCCGCGCGCGGAGAGAATTCTCCCGCCGCGGCGAGCGAACCGGTTCGACAAACGCAGCATCCATCGGATCGCGAAAAGAAAGGCACGTGA
- a CDS encoding response regulator transcription factor: MPASILKRPIRVLCVDDHPLVRKGIALILSNEADMELVGEAGNGCDAVLSFRQLRPDVTLMDLRMPQLDGIQAVKQIRAEFPDAKIIALTSFDGDQDIYRALAAGVRGYLLKESVHTEVLTAIRAVTAGERLISHEVTERLTAFFPREALTPKEVEVLTLVAQGLGNKEIAARLGKATGTIKIHVQNILEKLGASDRTHAVTIAAQRGIIHV; the protein is encoded by the coding sequence ATGCCTGCGTCGATACTCAAACGACCGATTCGCGTCCTTTGCGTGGATGACCACCCGCTCGTTCGCAAGGGGATCGCCCTGATCTTGAGCAACGAGGCCGATATGGAGTTGGTCGGCGAAGCCGGAAATGGCTGCGATGCCGTACTATCGTTCCGTCAACTTCGGCCCGATGTAACACTGATGGACTTGCGAATGCCACAGCTCGACGGCATTCAAGCCGTCAAACAAATTCGCGCAGAATTTCCCGATGCCAAAATTATTGCGTTGACCAGTTTCGACGGCGATCAAGACATTTACCGCGCGTTGGCAGCAGGCGTTCGCGGATATTTGTTAAAAGAGTCGGTTCACACCGAGGTGCTGACTGCGATCCGCGCGGTAACCGCCGGCGAACGATTGATTTCGCACGAAGTCACCGAACGACTGACCGCATTCTTTCCTCGTGAGGCATTGACGCCCAAGGAAGTGGAAGTGCTGACGCTTGTGGCTCAAGGGCTTGGCAACAAAGAGATCGCCGCACGGCTCGGCAAAGCGACCGGCACCATCAAAATCCACGTCCAGAACATTCTGGAAAAGCTCGGCGCCTCGGATCGAACTCATGCGGTGACGATCGCAGCACAGCGCGGAATCATTCACGTCTAG